The Tatumella ptyseos genome segment GGCCAGTATAGGCAACGATAGCAGTAAGTAACACAATGGCGATAAGTGGAGCCGGAATAGCGGTAAACAGGCGGGGTAAGCCCAATACAATGATTAAGGTTATCGCGAAAAATAGCCAGACCATGGGGCCATGCCCAATAATGTGCGGGACCTGTGCCATAAAGATAAGAATACCTAACGCATTCACAAACCCCGTCATCACGGATTGCGGGATGTAACGCATCATTCTTGCTAATCCCAACCAACCAAAGAGAATTTGTAAGGTGCCGGCCATTACCACGGTGGGCAATATGTACTCCACTCCCTGCGCGGCGACCATCGGTCCAATCACCAAGGCGACGGACCCGGCTGCGGCACTCACCATCGCCGGACGACCACCAATTAGAGAAAGTGTTAAACAGATGACAAAGGAGGCGATCAAACTGACTTTGGGGTCGACCCCCGAAATCACTGAAAACGAAATGACCTCAGGAATTAGCGCGAGGGCCGTCACAATCCCCGCTAAGCTCTCGGTGATCAGTTTCCCGGGGGAGGTGAGTACCGTTTTTACTTGCCCAGCTTTTGCTGAAGAACAGGGTTTCATTCACTTTACCTTGTTAAAAACTTATTTTTTATTATTGCTCTTGCCTGAAAAGAGAAATCTCAACACAGGAATGCGTAGATGAATCTCGTAAAGCATAAATGATACGCCAAAAACCATGGCTAATCCTGCAAAAAAACCAAGGTAATTATTATGGATCATGGGACTCAAGTATAAGCCATACACAAGAGTGAGTGGGTGGTGAACTAAGTAGATAAATAATGATGCGTTAACTAAATAGCTGACCGCAGGAGAGTGGATATTTAATAATCGGTAGCCACTGCTAAAGCAGATATTAAGCATACAAACTCCCATGACCATTGAAATCAAGGCATCAAGCTCATAGAGCCAGCCATCACCCGAACTGTAATGCTGGTTATAGTGATACGCACAGAAGGCCACAATAGTACCCATCCACAATAATGGATGAGGCTTAATAAATAGGGCTTTGAGAGAGGTTATCTGCCACGCTAATGCTCCCAGCATAAAAAAGGGTAGATAGAATAATACCTGCATCACCACGATATTCATTAATGCATCTTTCATGACCAAGGGCAGGCTCAGTAACAACACTCTGCGTAGCAAGCACCACACTAGAATACAGAGTGTTAGCCCCCCCAGCACGTGCCACCAGCCAAGCTGTTTATGCTGCCATTGCTCAGTATGCCGTTTCAGCCAATGAAATAACTGATAACCGATCACCGTTAACAGACAAAGAATTAATAAAAACCATAAGTGGGAAATAAGCTCCCAACACAGCGTGTTATATTTTTCATACAGCGTGAATTGAGACCAATGTGGAAATTTATCCGAAACATTTTTTAAAAGTAAAAACTGCGGCAACGTTATCAGCGGTATAGCGGCTAAAAAAGGAATCCCCACGCGCTCTAGTCGAATTTTTAACCAACGATGAGGCGAGTAACGTAAGAAAAGCATATAGGAAAAGTAGCCGGAAATAACAAAGAATACTTGCATCCGAAATGAGTGAATAAATTCATTAAAAAGGGTCAATCCAAATGATGGTGTTGGGCTATTGACGGTCCAATGCTGGGAAGAATAAATCAGTGATACATGGAAGGGCACACCGAGCAACATCAGAATTGCACGGATTGAATCAAGGAAATACTCACGTTGTTGAGGTTGAGCGGACATCTTCTATACTCATCGTCTAGGGTGCATGTTGCATGATTACGGCTAAGATTAGGATAAGTATATCAGACAACATTCCACGAATAGGGGTTTCGTAAAACTATCCGAAAAATCCTGCTTTTTTAATAAAAATAAACTATCACTCTAAGATGACTGTCAGAATGCCCGTGAATCAATTATTATAAGCT includes the following:
- the mdoC gene encoding glucans biosynthesis protein MdoC, whose translation is MSAQPQQREYFLDSIRAILMLLGVPFHVSLIYSSQHWTVNSPTPSFGLTLFNEFIHSFRMQVFFVISGYFSYMLFLRYSPHRWLKIRLERVGIPFLAAIPLITLPQFLLLKNVSDKFPHWSQFTLYEKYNTLCWELISHLWFLLILCLLTVIGYQLFHWLKRHTEQWQHKQLGWWHVLGGLTLCILVWCLLRRVLLLSLPLVMKDALMNIVVMQVLFYLPFFMLGALAWQITSLKALFIKPHPLLWMGTIVAFCAYHYNQHYSSGDGWLYELDALISMVMGVCMLNICFSSGYRLLNIHSPAVSYLVNASLFIYLVHHPLTLVYGLYLSPMIHNNYLGFFAGLAMVFGVSFMLYEIHLRIPVLRFLFSGKSNNKK